Proteins encoded in a region of the Geobacillus genomosp. 3 genome:
- a CDS encoding DUF485 domain-containing protein, which produces MAVKKQSLAEQAGIDYEAVAQSASFRELIQAKKRFIIPATIFFFVFYFALPVLTSYSKALNAPAVGPVTWAWLFAFAQFIMTWALCILYSKRAARFDEIVEQVKQEETGGGNA; this is translated from the coding sequence ATGGCAGTGAAAAAACAATCCCTTGCCGAACAGGCAGGTATCGATTATGAAGCGGTCGCCCAATCCGCTTCGTTCCGCGAACTTATTCAGGCGAAGAAACGCTTCATCATCCCGGCGACCATCTTTTTCTTTGTCTTTTACTTCGCTCTCCCGGTATTAACGTCGTATTCAAAGGCGCTCAATGCTCCGGCTGTCGGGCCGGTCACTTGGGCGTGGCTGTTTGCATTTGCGCAATTTATCATGACATGGGCCTTATGCATTCTTTATTCGAAACGCGCAGCACGATTTGATGAAATCGTCGAGCAAGTGAAGCAGGAAGAAACGGGAGGAGGAAACGCGTAA